The Pedobacter roseus genome contains a region encoding:
- the purD gene encoding phosphoribosylamine--glycine ligase yields the protein MNILLLGSGGRESAFAWKMSQSSHCDKLIIAPGNGGTGVYGTNININVNDFDAIKKVVLTENIELVVVGPEEPLVNGIHDFFLADKAIAHIPVIGPKKEGAILEGSKDFSKQFMERHSIPTAASKSFTPETLEDGLVYLQNHALPVVLKADGLAAGKGVLICTETIEAQEELKLMLGGKFGAAGATVVIEEFLSGIELSVFILTDGENYITLPSAKDYKRIGQGDTGLNTGGMGSVSPVPFATPEFLAKVEERIIKPTVEGLKKDNIDYTGFIFFGLIKVGEEPFVIEYNARMGDPETESVIPRVENDLVELFLATADKKLNEVNLVISDQTAATVMIVAGGYPGDYLKGKAITGIENLRHSNAFHAGTLLENDVVKTNGGRVIAITSLQKDLFTALQSATADAGRIYFDGKYFREDIGFDLI from the coding sequence ATGAATATCTTACTTTTAGGTTCAGGCGGCAGAGAAAGCGCATTCGCTTGGAAAATGAGCCAGTCTTCGCACTGCGATAAATTAATTATTGCTCCGGGAAACGGCGGCACAGGAGTGTATGGTACCAATATCAACATCAATGTGAACGACTTTGATGCCATTAAAAAAGTGGTACTTACCGAAAACATTGAACTGGTTGTAGTAGGGCCTGAAGAACCTTTGGTAAATGGTATTCATGATTTTTTCCTTGCCGATAAAGCAATTGCTCACATTCCTGTAATCGGACCTAAAAAAGAAGGTGCTATTTTAGAAGGAAGTAAAGATTTCTCTAAACAGTTTATGGAGCGCCATAGTATTCCAACTGCGGCTTCAAAATCTTTTACTCCCGAAACTTTAGAAGACGGCCTAGTCTATCTTCAAAACCATGCGTTGCCGGTTGTTTTAAAAGCAGATGGTTTAGCAGCTGGTAAAGGGGTATTAATTTGCACTGAAACTATCGAAGCACAGGAAGAGTTAAAACTCATGCTTGGCGGTAAATTTGGCGCTGCTGGTGCAACAGTAGTTATCGAAGAATTTTTAAGTGGAATTGAACTTTCGGTATTTATTTTAACCGATGGCGAAAACTATATCACTTTACCATCAGCCAAAGATTATAAACGAATTGGCCAGGGCGATACCGGCTTAAATACGGGTGGTATGGGTTCGGTTTCTCCGGTTCCGTTTGCCACACCAGAATTTTTAGCCAAGGTAGAAGAACGAATCATTAAACCAACAGTAGAGGGTTTAAAGAAAGATAATATCGATTATACTGGTTTCATCTTTTTCGGTTTGATCAAAGTTGGGGAAGAGCCATTTGTGATTGAGTACAATGCACGTATGGGCGATCCAGAAACGGAAAGTGTAATTCCCAGGGTAGAGAACGATTTGGTTGAACTCTTTTTAGCTACCGCAGATAAAAAGTTGAATGAAGTGAATTTGGTAATTTCTGATCAAACTGCAGCTACCGTAATGATTGTAGCAGGTGGTTATCCTGGCGATTATCTGAAAGGTAAAGCCATCACAGGAATCGAAAACTTACGTCACTCTAATGCTTTCCATGCGGGTACGCTTTTAGAAAATGATGTAGTAAAAACCAATGGTGGTAGGGTAATTGCCATTACCAGTTTACAAAAGGATTTGTTTACCGCCTTACAATCAGCAACAGCAGATGCAGGAAGAATTTATTTCGACGGTAAATATTTTAGAGAAGATATTGGCTTTGATTTAATTTAA
- a CDS encoding TlpA disulfide reductase family protein: MKKILLSAMALLPLAALAQKPFTVNGNIKGLKTGDKVYLVYRAGDKSITDSTTVASGAFAFKGTLTEPAAGNLFLNKNPYVNRPAKGEVLDYATLFLEPANIKITGTDSIKTAAITGSAINDDSKKLKALTKPVDDEINAINVEYSKLTPEQQKDPKTRENAMSRYEKATAALTPILLTYAGNNPKSYISLTALNQLASDPDQATAAEKAFMGLSPELKATSTGKKIAQIFDAGRKTAVGGMAMDFTQTDTAGKAVKLSDFKGKYVLVDFWASWCGPCRQENPNVVVAYNKFKDKGFTVLGVSLDGGTTRTTKAGWLKAIEADKLTWTHVSDLKGWSNEVAQMYGIQSIPANFLIDPNGKIIAKGLREQALQDKLQELLGSKSK, translated from the coding sequence ATGAAAAAAATATTATTATCTGCAATGGCTTTATTACCACTTGCAGCACTTGCCCAAAAGCCATTTACAGTTAATGGTAATATAAAAGGATTAAAAACCGGAGATAAGGTTTACCTGGTTTACCGCGCTGGTGACAAATCTATCACGGATTCTACAACTGTAGCCAGTGGAGCTTTTGCCTTTAAAGGTACCTTGACCGAGCCTGCAGCCGGAAATTTGTTCCTGAACAAAAACCCTTACGTTAACCGCCCTGCCAAAGGCGAGGTATTGGATTACGCCACCTTATTTTTAGAACCAGCAAACATTAAAATAACCGGAACCGACTCTATAAAAACAGCTGCAATTACAGGATCGGCAATTAACGATGACAGTAAAAAATTAAAAGCTTTAACCAAGCCGGTAGATGATGAAATCAATGCTATTAATGTTGAGTATTCTAAACTAACACCAGAGCAGCAGAAAGATCCAAAAACAAGGGAAAATGCCATGAGCCGTTATGAGAAAGCTACGGCAGCATTAACCCCTATTTTGCTTACTTACGCGGGCAACAATCCTAAATCCTACATCAGCTTAACTGCACTCAATCAATTGGCTTCTGATCCAGATCAGGCAACAGCAGCTGAAAAGGCCTTTATGGGACTATCTCCGGAGCTGAAGGCAACTTCTACTGGTAAAAAAATTGCCCAGATATTCGACGCTGGAAGAAAAACAGCGGTTGGCGGAATGGCCATGGATTTTACCCAAACTGATACTGCCGGAAAAGCGGTAAAATTATCAGATTTTAAAGGTAAATATGTACTGGTTGATTTCTGGGCTTCATGGTGTGGTCCATGCCGTCAGGAAAACCCAAATGTAGTTGTAGCTTATAATAAATTTAAAGATAAAGGCTTTACCGTATTAGGCGTTTCATTAGATGGAGGCACAACCAGAACAACTAAAGCAGGATGGTTAAAAGCGATTGAAGCAGATAAATTAACATGGACGCATGTATCTGATTTGAAAGGCTGGAGCAATGAAGTGGCGCAGATGTACGGTATCCAATCAATCCCAGCCAATTTTTTAATTGATCCAAACGGAAAAATTATTGCTAAAGGATTAAGAGAGCAGGCTTTACAGGATAAACTTCAGGAATTATTGGGAAGTAAATCGAAGTAA
- a CDS encoding formimidoylglutamase, giving the protein MSLTDFFSPIKPDSFTPRQGFFTSQLGLKAQIYTESFPDFEEHTYDLAIFGVLDGRGAVNNEGTALAPDYFREKFYKLNEGAFSSRIVDLGNIKHGATIADTYIAIKMVVSELIKKDIIPIIIGGGQDLTYGQYLGYEDLEQKVDLVVIDNQFDIGDDDHEGIATRSDCYLNKIFLHQPNYLFNFSNVGYQTYFVNQESLSVMDKLYFDVHRLGEFAQDITLTEPIIRNANMISFDMGAIRSADAAANANATPNGFDGEEACRIARYAGMNDKLTSIGFYEFNPAYDNNGQTAFLLAQMVWYFVEGFYARKKDFPLTPKSQFMIYRTSLKDGSGEMIFVKSKKSDRWWMQVPYPSGQSKNERYHLVPCRYDDYQTAVNGEMPDLWWRTYQKLN; this is encoded by the coding sequence ATGTCATTAACGGATTTCTTTTCACCCATAAAACCCGATAGTTTTACACCCAGGCAAGGATTTTTTACAAGTCAGCTGGGTTTAAAAGCACAAATCTATACCGAGTCGTTCCCCGATTTTGAGGAACATACTTACGATCTGGCTATTTTTGGGGTACTTGATGGAAGAGGTGCTGTTAATAACGAGGGTACTGCCCTTGCACCTGATTATTTCAGGGAGAAATTTTACAAACTCAACGAAGGTGCTTTTAGCAGCAGGATTGTTGATTTAGGTAACATCAAACATGGTGCAACCATTGCCGATACCTACATCGCCATTAAAATGGTGGTTTCTGAGCTGATTAAAAAAGACATTATCCCGATTATTATTGGCGGCGGACAGGATTTAACCTATGGCCAGTACCTGGGTTACGAAGATTTAGAGCAAAAGGTAGATCTGGTGGTTATTGATAACCAGTTTGATATAGGCGATGATGACCACGAGGGCATTGCAACCCGATCGGACTGCTACCTGAACAAGATTTTTCTGCACCAGCCCAATTATCTGTTCAATTTTAGCAACGTAGGCTATCAAACTTATTTTGTAAACCAGGAAAGTTTGAGCGTGATGGATAAGTTATATTTTGATGTGCACCGTTTAGGAGAGTTTGCACAAGATATTACCTTAACAGAACCCATTATCCGCAATGCAAACATGATCAGTTTCGATATGGGCGCTATCCGCTCTGCCGATGCCGCTGCAAATGCCAATGCTACGCCAAACGGTTTCGATGGTGAAGAGGCATGCCGCATTGCCCGTTACGCCGGCATGAATGACAAACTAACCTCAATAGGGTTTTATGAATTTAACCCTGCTTACGATAACAACGGACAAACGGCTTTCTTACTGGCACAGATGGTATGGTATTTTGTAGAAGGCTTTTATGCCCGTAAAAAAGATTTCCCACTTACTCCAAAATCTCAGTTTATGATTTACCGCACCAGCCTAAAAGATGGTTCGGGAGAAATGATATTTGTAAAGAGCAAAAAATCAGACCGTTGGTGGATGCAGGTTCCTTATCCATCAGGACAATCTAAAAATGAACGTTACCACCTTGTACCCTGCAGGTATGATGATTATCAAACCGCAGTTAATGGCGAAATGCCAGATTTATGGTGGCGGACTTATCAGAAATTAAACTGA
- a CDS encoding NAD-dependent epimerase/dehydratase family protein: protein MILVTGGTGFLGSELIKQLTDKGLAVRALRRGKSKIPAMIQNISLVEWFVADINEPSALEDAFEGITKVYHCAAFVSFNPKDKKQLFHVNIDGTSNIVNLCAENNCRLLHVSSVAALGNAKKGKKITEKDFWEYDSKAHAYGLSKYEGEMEVWRGITEGLDAIIVNPSVIIGKNAGFEGSGAIFKLVKGGFPFYTDGASGFVDVEDVAKAMILLMEAAISGERYIISADDYHYKNLFGEIAQGFGVKAPAKEAKPWMLGIAWRALKLVSVFTGKEPSITKDAAKSSVTLSYYNNDKVKSETGIVFKPVAESIKEITQHLR, encoded by the coding sequence ATGATACTGGTAACCGGAGGAACTGGATTTTTAGGATCTGAATTAATTAAGCAGTTAACTGATAAAGGTTTAGCGGTACGCGCCTTGAGGCGTGGGAAATCTAAAATTCCTGCCATGATCCAAAATATATCCCTGGTCGAATGGTTTGTGGCTGATATCAACGAGCCCTCCGCTTTAGAAGATGCCTTTGAAGGGATCACGAAAGTGTATCATTGTGCTGCATTTGTATCCTTTAACCCTAAAGATAAGAAACAACTTTTTCATGTAAACATCGATGGTACCTCAAACATTGTAAACCTATGTGCCGAAAATAATTGCAGGTTGTTGCATGTAAGTTCGGTTGCTGCGCTGGGCAATGCCAAAAAGGGAAAAAAAATTACTGAAAAGGATTTTTGGGAGTATGATTCAAAAGCCCATGCCTATGGATTATCTAAATATGAAGGCGAAATGGAAGTTTGGCGCGGTATAACCGAAGGTTTAGATGCCATTATCGTTAATCCATCAGTAATTATTGGTAAAAATGCCGGTTTTGAAGGGAGCGGAGCCATTTTTAAATTGGTAAAGGGTGGTTTTCCATTTTATACCGACGGTGCATCGGGTTTTGTTGATGTAGAAGATGTGGCCAAAGCGATGATTTTATTGATGGAGGCAGCGATTTCAGGAGAACGTTATATTATTTCTGCTGATGACTACCATTATAAAAACCTCTTTGGCGAAATTGCGCAGGGTTTTGGAGTTAAGGCGCCTGCCAAAGAAGCGAAACCATGGATGCTTGGGATAGCCTGGCGTGCCTTAAAATTGGTATCCGTTTTTACAGGAAAAGAACCTTCCATTACTAAAGATGCCGCAAAAAGTAGTGTAACCTTAAGTTATTATAACAACGATAAAGTAAAATCGGAAACCGGAATAGTTTTTAAACCCGTTGCCGAAAGCATAAAAGAAATTACCCAACATTTAAGATAA
- a CDS encoding HAD-IB family phosphatase, with translation MPKQKAYYIIDFDSTFTQVEALDELARISLKNHPDKEAIFQKIEDYTNFAMEGKLSFSESLAQRVKLLEANEEHLKQLIKHLKKKVSTSFSRNAEFFKKHADEVLIVSGGFKEFITPVVSQYHIKKENIYANTFVTTGDGKIIDYDHANPLSEEGGKVKLLQHLKLEGELFGIGDGYSDFQLRESGIINKFFAFTENIARESIVSKADHVTPSFDEFLYVNDLPRAISYPKNRILCLVIGEVDPLTISILKNDGLSIRHKTSFEEKYVKDVGIILLADGEKIDKEQLKNAAKLKTIGYLGNAKNKIELDLCTKQGIVVFDDPKNNPRNIDFIPKRVADFMNTGATYLSSNFPNLQLPKIEKSHRLIHIHKNVPGIMAKINTVFAKHDINIVSQFLMTNAEIGYAITDINAQYDKQLFKSLKKIEQTIKFRVLY, from the coding sequence ATGCCCAAACAAAAAGCCTATTACATCATCGATTTTGATAGTACCTTTACCCAGGTAGAAGCACTCGATGAACTCGCAAGGATTTCGCTCAAGAACCACCCTGATAAAGAAGCGATTTTCCAAAAAATTGAAGATTATACCAATTTTGCCATGGAAGGAAAACTTTCTTTCTCCGAAAGTTTGGCACAGCGCGTTAAACTACTCGAAGCAAATGAAGAGCATTTAAAACAGCTCATCAAACATTTAAAAAAGAAAGTTTCAACCTCTTTCTCACGTAATGCCGAGTTTTTTAAAAAACATGCTGATGAGGTTTTGATCGTATCCGGCGGATTTAAAGAGTTTATTACCCCCGTTGTAAGTCAGTATCACATTAAAAAAGAAAATATCTACGCCAATACCTTCGTAACTACCGGTGATGGTAAAATTATCGATTATGACCATGCCAATCCATTAAGTGAAGAAGGTGGAAAGGTAAAATTGCTCCAGCATTTAAAACTGGAAGGTGAATTGTTTGGTATCGGTGATGGTTATTCTGATTTCCAGCTACGCGAAAGCGGCATTATTAACAAGTTTTTTGCTTTTACAGAGAATATAGCCCGTGAGAGTATTGTTTCAAAAGCTGATCACGTAACGCCAAGTTTTGATGAGTTTTTGTATGTAAACGACCTGCCAAGAGCCATTTCTTATCCAAAGAACAGGATTCTTTGTCTGGTAATCGGTGAAGTTGATCCATTAACCATTTCCATCCTTAAAAATGATGGTTTATCTATCCGTCATAAAACCTCTTTCGAAGAGAAATATGTAAAAGATGTAGGGATTATCCTTTTGGCAGATGGCGAAAAAATAGATAAAGAGCAATTAAAAAATGCCGCTAAACTGAAAACAATCGGTTATTTAGGTAACGCAAAGAATAAAATAGAGCTTGATCTCTGTACCAAACAAGGTATTGTGGTATTTGATGATCCAAAAAATAACCCACGTAATATTGATTTTATCCCAAAACGGGTGGCCGATTTTATGAATACCGGAGCTACTTATTTGAGCAGTAATTTCCCGAACCTGCAATTGCCAAAAATCGAGAAATCGCACCGTTTAATCCACATACACAAAAACGTTCCGGGTATTATGGCGAAAATCAATACTGTTTTTGCTAAACATGATATCAACATCGTAAGTCAGTTTTTAATGACCAATGCTGAAATTGGTTATGCCATTACCGATATCAATGCACAGTATGATAAACAGCTGTTTAAATCACTTAAAAAGATTGAGCAAACCATAAAATTTAGGGTGCTGTATTAG
- a CDS encoding voltage-gated chloride channel family protein, whose amino-acid sequence MPVKKLTEGFLLSINQFIKLDFGVLLLSTLKWLLISVLLGGIIGSASALFLSTLNWATNYREQHLWIIAFLPLAGVIIGLAYHYWGTAVVKGNNLLIEELQSPKKVIPIIMAPLIFAGTIITHLFGGSAGREGTAVQIGGAFADQFTKLFKLKARDRKVILICGISAGFASVFGTPLAGAVFGLEVFVVGSLTYSSILPSFITAVIADYACKAWGVGHTHYTIAAVPEMDSVNLLLSLGAGILFGITARSFSALNHGLSSLFAKIKYPPLRPFIGGIILIGIIYLIGNTRYIGLGIPVISEAFTQQEAYYTFAIKLFLTALTLSAGFKGGEVTPLFFIGATLGSFLSLFIPLPYGLLAGMGFVAVFAGAANTPLACIFMGVELFGTASGVYIALACVTAYLFSGHTGIYSSQSIGAPKHLLLKRR is encoded by the coding sequence ATGCCTGTTAAAAAACTAACAGAAGGATTTCTTCTGTCTATCAATCAATTTATTAAGCTCGATTTCGGAGTACTGTTATTAAGCACTTTAAAGTGGCTATTGATTTCTGTCCTATTAGGTGGAATCATCGGCTCGGCCTCTGCCCTATTTCTAAGTACTTTAAACTGGGCGACCAATTACCGCGAGCAACACCTTTGGATTATTGCCTTTTTGCCCCTTGCTGGTGTAATAATTGGTTTGGCTTACCATTATTGGGGCACAGCGGTAGTAAAGGGGAACAATCTTTTGATTGAGGAGTTACAATCGCCCAAAAAAGTGATTCCCATTATTATGGCACCACTCATTTTTGCTGGCACCATTATTACCCACTTATTTGGTGGATCGGCAGGCAGAGAGGGTACAGCAGTGCAAATTGGAGGAGCTTTTGCCGATCAGTTTACAAAATTATTCAAACTCAAAGCGAGAGACCGGAAAGTAATCCTTATTTGTGGTATCAGCGCTGGTTTTGCTTCTGTTTTCGGTACACCTCTGGCCGGTGCAGTATTTGGGCTCGAGGTTTTCGTTGTAGGTAGTTTAACCTATAGTTCAATTCTGCCTTCATTTATCACCGCAGTTATTGCCGATTATGCCTGTAAAGCCTGGGGCGTTGGCCATACCCACTATACTATAGCCGCCGTACCAGAAATGGATTCGGTAAACCTGCTCTTATCTTTAGGTGCCGGAATATTGTTTGGTATTACCGCCAGGAGTTTCTCTGCATTAAACCATGGTTTATCAAGCCTTTTTGCCAAGATTAAATACCCTCCGTTGAGACCATTTATTGGCGGGATCATTTTAATCGGTATTATTTACCTGATCGGGAACACTCGTTACATAGGTTTAGGTATCCCGGTTATTTCGGAAGCCTTTACACAACAGGAAGCTTATTACACTTTCGCCATAAAATTATTTTTAACGGCACTTACGCTTAGCGCGGGTTTTAAAGGCGGTGAGGTTACCCCACTTTTTTTTATAGGAGCTACATTGGGCAGCTTTTTGAGCTTATTTATTCCATTACCTTATGGCCTTTTGGCTGGAATGGGCTTTGTAGCGGTATTTGCAGGAGCAGCGAACACTCCATTGGCCTGTATTTTTATGGGTGTAGAACTCTTTGGTACAGCATCGGGAGTTTATATTGCATTGGCCTGCGTTACTGCTTATCTATTTTCGGGCCATACCGGAATTTACAGTTCGCAAAGTATCGGGGCACCTAAACATTTGTTGTTGAAGAGGCGGTAA
- a CDS encoding tryptophan 2,3-dioxygenase family protein, with the protein MDFTPEIKDKLNQLQEKYTAMGQDMASYLDGLLYADFLTYWDYIHLDTLLSLQSPKTPIPDEEIFIMYHQITELYFKLALHECRQIAEHESLTAEFFTARVKRINAYFNALTTSFEVMVDGMEKEQFLKFRMSLLPASGFQSGQYRMIEICATDFIRLVDKSKREELSTATIEEQFEHIYWKFGATELASGKQTLTLKQFIKKYAAQFLQLAKDRTLSNFSALYHQLQANGADVSALAEELRKLDLYVNVEWPLSHYKSAVRYLEKDPVDVAATGGTNWQKYLPPRFQKRIFYPFLWNDEQMEEWGKGWVLSVLKTLKNKD; encoded by the coding sequence ATGGATTTCACACCAGAAATAAAAGACAAACTAAATCAACTACAAGAAAAATACACTGCAATGGGGCAGGATATGGCATCCTATCTCGACGGGCTCTTATATGCAGATTTTTTGACCTATTGGGATTATATTCACCTGGATACCCTATTAAGCTTGCAGAGCCCTAAAACACCAATTCCTGATGAAGAAATATTTATCATGTATCATCAGATTACAGAGCTTTATTTTAAACTTGCACTGCACGAATGCCGGCAGATTGCTGAACATGAAAGCTTAACTGCCGAGTTTTTCACTGCACGTGTAAAACGGATCAATGCTTATTTTAACGCCTTAACCACTTCATTCGAGGTGATGGTTGATGGAATGGAGAAAGAGCAGTTTTTAAAGTTCCGGATGTCGTTATTACCAGCCAGTGGTTTTCAATCTGGTCAATATAGAATGATCGAAATCTGTGCGACTGATTTTATCCGTTTGGTAGATAAAAGTAAACGCGAAGAATTGAGTACAGCAACAATAGAGGAACAGTTTGAACATATCTATTGGAAATTCGGGGCAACTGAACTGGCATCGGGCAAACAGACCCTGACCTTAAAACAGTTTATTAAAAAATATGCTGCCCAGTTTTTGCAATTGGCAAAAGACCGTACTTTATCCAATTTTTCTGCATTATACCATCAATTGCAGGCTAACGGAGCCGATGTTTCGGCCCTTGCCGAAGAATTACGCAAGCTTGATCTGTATGTGAACGTAGAGTGGCCTTTATCGCATTATAAATCAGCTGTACGTTATTTAGAGAAAGATCCTGTTGATGTTGCAGCAACTGGCGGAACCAACTGGCAGAAATATTTGCCTCCGCGTTTTCAGAAAAGAATTTTTTATCCCTTCTTATGGAATGATGAACAGATGGAAGAATGGGGTAAAGGATGGGTGCTTAGTGTACTTAAAACACTCAAAAACAAAGATTAA